The genomic DNA GTTGCAGAACCTTATATCAGAAGACGTGCAATCCGTCATCTTGAAAAAGGACGCGTTGTTATTTTTGCAGCAGGTATCGGTAACCCGTACTTCTCAACAGATACGACAGCAGCACTGCGTGCAGCGGAAATTGAAGCAGATGTTATCCTGATGGGTAAAAACAACGTAGACGGTGTTTATTCTGCAGATCCGAAAACCGATTCGTCAGCAGTTAAGTACGACGAGCTGACATACATTGAAATGTTACAGGAAAACCTTCAGGTGATGGATGCAACTGCATCATCGTTCTGTATGGACAACGATATCCCGCTTATGGTATTTTCAATTACAGAAGAGGGTAATATTAAGCGTGCCGTTTCAGGAGAAACAATCGGTACGACTATTACAAAATAATAGGAGAAGATATTAATATGAGTGAATCCGTTTTGAAAACAGCCGGAGACAAAATGTCTAAATCAATCGACAGTCTTGCAAGAGAACTTGCTTCAATCCGTACAGGTGCAGCAAACTCAAGCATGCTTGACCGTGTTAACGTTGAATATTACGGTGCACCGACACCGTTAAATCAGCTTGCGAGCATCACTGTGCCTGAAGCACGTA from Jeotgalicoccus saudimassiliensis includes the following:
- the pyrH gene encoding UMP kinase codes for the protein MAESSKFKRIVLKLSGEALAGDDGFGINPVVIKDIASQVSEAQKLGVEMAIIVGGGNIWRGKIGSDLGMDRGTADYMGMLATVMNSLALQDSLEQLGHETRVLTSIEMKQVAEPYIRRRAIRHLEKGRVVIFAAGIGNPYFSTDTTAALRAAEIEADVILMGKNNVDGVYSADPKTDSSAVKYDELTYIEMLQENLQVMDATASSFCMDNDIPLMVFSITEEGNIKRAVSGETIGTTITK